ATAAAATTTCTGAGAAAGACCACGCAAAATGGATTGCTTTTTATATTAAAAACCCATCGTTTCATAAAGTAAACAAAGGATTTGAGAGATGGACAAAACGATATTTGGATGGTTCTTGGGATGTAATGGATGGTCCAAAAATTGGAATTCAACGAGAATTAAAACTTATTAATTCAATTACCGAAACTAAACTGAACCACAAATTATTTAAGCAAGATGAATATAGGTTAGTAAACTATCCAGCTGCTGAAAATAGTGAAGAATACACGAAATCAATATTAGAACTTTATAGACTGGTTATCGATGGAATGGAAAAGAACTGCCTAATTAAAATTGCAAAAGAACAAAACATTACTCTGAAAGATGAGGGAAAACGTTTAAACAGTTTTAAAGAAATAATTCCTAGTAATCTACAATCCAAAATATATACGCCATTCCACAAAATAAATAGAAAGAGAATGCCCATTCATGGTATCCCTTCCAAAGGCATAACTCCTTATGCTGCATTTGAAACATTTAATTCTGATTTAGAAGATATATTTAGTGCTTTAAAAGAATTAAAAAATCTATTTGAAATAGTTTTTGATTTGGATTCAGAATCATGCTTACAAAGACTAGAGTCTTTGTCAATATTTCCAAAATTTGACAAACCACCAAGGCCTGAATTTAAGTTAGAGGAAGCTTTAAAAATGAAAGGAAAAACAATTGAAAGCATTGAATTTGGAGAAACTAAATTCCATAAAGATGTACATGCGGGAGAAGGTATAAATATATATTTTACTGATGGTACCGCTGTTAGTTTACAAATTGGTTCAAATGCATACAATATTGCGTCCAAGTACAACGAGATAAATCCGCCAGATATTCATACCGATATTATGTTGTTTTGGGCGGAAAAATTACGCAAGAAGAACGAAAAAAAATAACGCATGCCAACACAGATGCTAAACGTAATGGCGACTTCAGGGCAGAACCGAAAGCTCTGAGTACATTTATTGTGTCGCTAAATCTTATGGATTTAGCTTTGGACAATAAAAAATAAAACTAAACAATACGCTTTAACCTTGATGAAAGAAAACACCTTGTATGGAAAAAAAATCTGTAAGAAAAGACTATTTCAATTTTTTACGAAACCCTAGATATGAGAAAAATATTGAAGTAACCCTATCTCGCAAATTAATTATTTTATTTAAGGTCTTTCTATTGTCTTACGTAGGAATATTTATTGTTACAATCCCGGAAACAATTCTGGTACACTTTGAAGTGTTTAAACCAGTTGAGATGAAATCAATTAAGATTTATGATTCCATAGTTCAGCAAAGCAGTTATAAACCATATTTTCTCTTACTATCTGTTATCATTTATCCAATCTTAGAGGAGATTTCATTTAGACTACCATTAACTAATTTTAATGTAAGAAATTTTAAAATTTCGTTTTCGGTATTTAGCGGACTGCTAATTTCTTTTTTACTTGTTGATAGTCTATGGTGGCCTTCTACGAATTTTGCATTTTTTTTAATCGGAATCTTCTACATTTTAGTTTTAAGTTGTATTGTTTTCATTTTATTGAACTACAAACGTGACGCATTTGTTAATTTAAAAAAAAGATGGAATCAGAGACCAAATATTATATTTTATTCAAGTGCAACTTTATTTGCATTCATGCATATCTTCAACTTAGACTTAGATATTTATGACGTAATTTTTTTACCTCTAATTTTGCTGCCCTTTTTTATATTTGGTATTAGTTTCGGCTATGTTCGAATTCGATTGGGATTAACATATTCTATTTTATTGCATATGATAATTAATGGGTTAGTGCTTGGTCTAAGAGAGCTGGGATAGCACTATGAGTTAACTAAACCTAAACCCAATTCGGACTTTAGGGCTAAACAGAAAGGTCTGCGTATATTTATTGTGTCGCTAAATCTTATGGATTTAGCTCTGGACAAGAAGAAATAAAACTAAACAATAAGCTTTAGCTTCGTGCTAAGACAGGAACGAAAGGTTTCCTTGCCAGCCTTCTTGCCATAGTCTCATTGACGTAAAACATTTGTCAAACGAAATCTGAATGGAAATTTTCAATCAAACAGACATAAAAAAATACTATCAAATATTCGGATATGCAAACCTTATTTTCAGTATTCTTCTTGTCATTTTTATAACTGACATTGATTTTAAAGAACGGATTTTTGCTCTTATATCAATTAATGTTGGATTTCATATGCTCTATTGGTTTTTTTCAAGTCTTTCAAAGGACTCAACTCGAATGAACAATAGTTTTAATAAAATTATGGGAACAGGAATGTTAAAGATTTTTGCTGTTTTTGGAATAATATGCTCATTCACAATAGTTTACTTTTTCATTACAAAAGCCATTTCTGAAAAAGAATATGTTGGACTGTTTGGAATATGTATTCCCTTTGGACTTTTTCTCGGAGCATATAAATTATGGACTGATTTAAATAATGAATAAAACACGTTTTAGAACATTGGTAACCGTTGCACAACCCCATAATCATTAAAATAACGACTCAGATAACCGCTTTTTAGGGCGGGATTTTTTTTAAGCACCAGAACAAACCATTGTTCTCGCAGGACATAGAAACCCACTTTGCAGCTTGTGAAGTCCGGTTTTTACAAAAATGGACAAGACGGCCTTGCCTTCAATACACAACCTCACTTCTCAACCTCCAACAGCGCTACTGACTCCAGCGCATTTTTAATAACGCTGCTCCAAATGGTATAGCCTTCTTTATTTAAGTGCAAGCCGTCCGAGAGATAGAGTTCCGGTATGGGCCGGTTGTCACTACTGATCATATGGCTAA
This genomic interval from Zobellia roscoffensis contains the following:
- a CDS encoding CPBP family glutamic-type intramembrane protease; translation: MKSIKIYDSIVQQSSYKPYFLLLSVIIYPILEEISFRLPLTNFNVRNFKISFSVFSGLLISFLLVDSLWWPSTNFAFFLIGIFYILVLSCIVFILLNYKRDAFVNLKKRWNQRPNIIFYSSATLFAFMHIFNLDLDIYDVIFLPLILLPFFIFGISFGYVRIRLGLTYSILLHMIINGLVLGLRELG